GCGCCAGGAGCTCCTCCGGGGTGGCGGGGTAGGTGGCCGGCTCGGTCTCGGACTGGGCCAGGCTGAGGGCCGCCCCGCCGAGGAGGGCCAGTAGGATTGCCACAGCCCGGCGACATGACCGCAGGCCAATCCGCGTGTGCATCATCGCACCTGCTTCCGGGAGGCAGCTTCGGGCTGCCATCGCCCCACAGACGGTAGTTCGTCCGGCGACGTGGTTTGACCTGTGCCGGGGAGGTGGTTGTGTTGCGCCGCTTGACGGTGGCGGCGGGGGAGGCTACAATCGCCGCTGACATCACATCGGGAAGCTGGTGCAAGTCCAGCGCTGCCCCGCAACCGTGATCGGGGACGAAAGCCACACCGCGGTCGGCATGGCCGAACGCAGGCCACCGGGCAACCGCCCGGGAAGGCGTGGCCGGTAGGATGATCCGAAAGCCGGGATACCATCTGGCGTAACCCAGTCATTCCTCGAGGGCGGGAATGGCGGCTGCTTTGTGAGACTGCCCTGAGATCGTCCGCCGATCTCCCCGGCGGTCTTTTGTGCTTACAGGAGCCGTATGATACGCAAGCGCTTCACCGTGCTGATGGTCGCCGCAGCGGTTGTGGCTGTCTCAGGCTGCACGAGGCAGTCCCCGCCGCCCGCGCCGGTCGGCACCCCGGGGCCCCAGGCCTCGTCCGGCTTCCCCCTGACCGTGACCGACGCGCTCGGCCAGCAGGTCACGCTGCCGCGCCCCCCGCAGCGCATCATCAGCCTGGCCCCCAGCCTCACCGAGATCATCTTCGCCCTGGGCCTGGGTGAGCGGCTGGTCGGCGTCACCGAGTTCTGCCTGTACCCGCCCGAGGCGCTGCGCAAGGAGAAGATCGGGGGGTATGTGAACGCCAGCCAGGAGAAGATCGTGTCGCTCCGGCCGGACATCGTACTTGCCACGCGCGGCACCCCGACAGGCTTCATGGACGGCCTGCGGAAGTTCGGCCTGGCGGTCATGGCCGTGGACCAGACCAGCTACGGGCAGGTCATCGCCAGCATGGAGAGCATCGCGCAGGTGTGCGGCGTGCCCGAGGCCGGGCGCAAGCTCGGCGGTGAGCTGCGGCATGTGCGGCAGGAAATCACGGCCAAGACGCAGCCCCTGCGCGCCGACCAGCGCCCTCGCGCGCTGCTCGTATTGTCTCTGCAGCCGCTGTTTGTGGGCGGCCCCGGCAGCTTCCAGCGCGAGATGCTCGAAGCGTGCGGGGCGAGTGAAGTGTCGGGCCTGCAGAAGCCCTTCGGCGCCCTGTCCGAGGAGGCCGTCGTGGCAGCCGACCCGCAGGTCGTGATCTTCCCCAGCAATGACAATGGCCAGACCGTGACCGTGGACGGACAGCTCAAGCGTCTGCGGGCCAGCGCCGCCTGGCGCAGTGTGGCGGCGGTCAAGAACGGTCGCGTCGTCGTCGTCAACGTGGACTACATCAGCATCCCCGGGCCGAGGCTGGTGCTGGGGTTCCGCGAGCTGGCCCGGCAACTGCACCCGGAGCTGTTCGCGCCATGACCGACGCCCCCGGCCCCCTGCTCCGGCTGCAGCACCTGAGCGCGTCCTACGACGTGCGGGAAGTGCTGCGCGGGCTGGACCTGGAGATCCCGGTGGGGCAACTGGTGGGCCTGCTGGGGCCGAACGGGTCGGGGAAGAGCACGCTCCTGCGGGTCATCGCCGGGCTGCTGGGGGCCTCACACGGCACGGTGGCGCTGGCGGGGCGGAACCTGGCACAGTACGGCGCCCGCGAGCGCGCACGGCGGGTGGCGCTGGTGCCCCAGTCCGTCGCTCTCCCCTTCGCTTTCTCCGTCTTCGATGTCGTCGCCATGGGCCGCCACCCGCACCTGGGACTGCTCGGGGCCGCCGGGCAGCGTGACTTCGCGGTCATCCACGAGGCGCTGCGGCAGACCGACTGCCTCGATCTACAGGAGCGGCTGGCGACGGAGCTGAGCGGGGGTGAGCTGCAGCGGGTCATCATCGCCCGGGCGCTGGCGCAGGAGCCGCAACTGCTCCTGCTCGACGAGCCTACCGCGCACCTGGACCTGAACCACCAACTCGACATCGCGCGCCTGCTGCGGCAACTGAACCGCGAGCACGCGATCACCGTGCTGTGGGTGTCGCACGATGTGAACCTGGCGGCGGAGTTCTGCGACCGGCTGGTGATGCTGCAGGCCGGGCAGATCGTGGCCGACGGCCCGCCGGAGGCTGTCGTGACCAGCGACATCGTGGAGCGCGTGTACGGCCTGCGGGCGCCGGTCAACCCCAACCCGCTCTCCGGGAGGCCGCAGATTGTGCTCAGTGGCGCCGGGGGGGACGCACCATGATCTCTCCCGCGCGGCGGCGTCGCGTCGCGGTGCTGATCGTGCTGCTGGCAGTGCTGCTGCTGGCCGCGAGTGTCTTGTCCCTGGGCATCGGGGTGGCACACCAGTCGCCATCGGAGGTCATGCGGGCGCTGGCGGACGGGGCGCGCGGGGTGCTGACCGGGGCGCCTGTGCCGGCCGATGAGGCCCACACGGTCGTGCTGGACCTGCGCCTGCCCCGGCTGCTGCTGGCAGTGCTCGTAGGCGTCTGCCTGGCGCTGTCGGGCGCGATCATGCAGGCGCTGTTTCACAACTCGCTGGCCGATCCGTACATCCTGGGCGTGTCCTCGGGGGCGGCGTTGGGGGCGGTGGCAGCGATGATGTTGGGCGGTCTCGCCGCAGTGGCGGCGGTCTCGGTCCCTGGCCTGGCCTTCGTCGGCGCCCTGTTGGTGGTGTTCGTAGTCTACGCGCTGGCCCAGCGGGGCGGGCGGGTGCAGACGGGCACGCTGCTGCTGACCGGCATTGCCGTCGGCTCGCTGATCTCGGCCCTCACGTCCTTCCTGATGATGGTGATGGACGAGGACCTGCGGACGGTGCTCTTCTGGCTGCTGGGGGGGCTGAGCGGGCGGAGCTGGCCCGCCGTGGGCACGATCCTGCCGGCGGCAGTGGTGGGGTTGGCCTGTGCGCTGGTGGCGGTGCGGGCGCTGAACCTGCTGCTGCTGGGGGATGAAGCGGCGGCGAGCCTGGGGTTGAACCTGCAGCTAGCCAAGCGACTACTGCTGGCGCTGGCGTCACTGCTGGCGGCGGCGGCTGTGGCCGTCAGCGGCATCATCGCCTTCGTTGGGCTGGTGGTGCCGCATGTGACGCGGCTGCTGGTGGGGCCGGATCACCGCACTCTGGTGCCGGTATCGGCGCTGCTGGGGGCGCTGCTGATGGTCCTGGCCGACACGCTGGCCCGGACGGTCCTGGCGCCGACGGAGCTGCCCCTCGGGATCATTACCAGTGCGTTGGGATGCCCGTTCTTCCTGTACCTGCTGCGGACGCAGGGGCGGCAGGGGATGTAGCAGAGGGGACTGTCCCCGCAGGGGGCTGTCCCCATCCTGCAGGGCCAAGTGGCAATGGGGTCAGCCCCCGGCGGATTGCCTGCGGCAACCCACCGGGGACAGACCCCATCCTCGCGACCGCCTGCCAAGCTTACTGACGTGGCGCGCCGACGGGCTGCGGCTGGGGGGCCGCCGGACGCGGGGCGGCCTGTGCCGCCGGGGCCTGCGCGACCTGCGCCGGCGCCGTCTGAGCCGGGCGGCGCATCAGGACGCTCACCTGCGGCGCGGTGCCGGTGATGCCGATGCAGTCGAAGCCCTTGGCCACCATCTCCGCGATCCGCTCGTTGAAGTGCCCTACCTTCGCCCCGCCCTGTTCCACGACCTGATACTCGAATTGCGCCATTGCGATCACCTTCCGGGTCAGACATTCCCAAACGTCAAGAGGTGGGGGAGGGGCGCCCCGTGACGGGGGCTCCCGCCCCCGCCTAGATTGGGCCGCGCCTCCGGCGCTCAACGGCGCGCCACCCCGTCATCTGCCCATCTCCCCATCGCGCCATCGCCTCATCCCGCCGTGGCCCCATCGCGGCCCCCTACAGGCTCAGGATCTTGTCCATCGCGCCGCTGGTGGCCTGGAGCAGGTACTCCGGGAAGTACTGGTACGGCGGCATCATCTCGGCCGTGACCGCACCCTTGTACTTGATGGCCTTGAGGGCTTTCATCACCGCGTCCCACGGCACGTCGCCCTCCAGCAGGTCCACGAAGCCGTCCAGATCGGCGATGCTGCGCTTGAAGTCCTTGAAGTGCACCGCGCTGATGCGGTCGCCCAGGATACGGATCCACTGGTCCGGATAGCCGCTGGCCAGGACGTTGCCCACGTCGAAGTACGCCTTGACCATCGGGCTGCCGCACGCGTCCACAAAGTTGCGGAACTCCAGGGGCGACAGCAGGAACTTGTTCCAGACATACTCGATGCCAATGGTGACCCCGGTCTTCTCGGCCTCGGGCACCATCTTCTTGATGACCTCCAGGCTCTTCTCCCAGGCCACATCGTAGGGCAGATCAGGCGTGACCGTGCAGGGGATGGTCAGGGCTGTCGTGGCGCCGATGGCCTTGGCCAGTTGCAGCGACTTCTTGCAGATGTCCAGGCCGACCTTGTTGATCTTGCCGCCGTCGAGGACCATCGGCTGCGACCAGTACAGGCCGGTGGCGAAGGTGGGCGTCTGCAGACCGATCTTGTCGGCCATCTGCTTGATGGCCTTGATCTCGGCCGCCGTCGTCTTCATGTTGATCTCGGCGTCGGGGCCCTCCAGCGTCAACTCAATGGCCTCAAAGCCGGACGCCTTGGCCAGCTTCATGCGGTCCTTGAGCTTCATGCCGCCCGGGAACGACCAGTAACTGATGGACTTTATCATCTGTCATGCCCTCCTACGGGTATGGTTCCGATTGTGTAGTGGCGCGATTCATCGCGCCGGGTGTCGCCAGATGCGTCGCAGGGCCAACGGGCGCGATGAATCGCGCCGCTACATCGCCGTTTCGATGCGGTCCTGATATCGGTGCAGGGATCCGTCCAGCACCTCCGCGACCGTGACTTTGCGTCCGGCGGTCGCCGACTCGAGGATGGCTTGCGTGACAGCCAGGGCGCGGAGGCCCTGGGCGCCGTCGGCTTCGGGCGGAGCTTCGCGGGCCACGGCCCGGGCGAAGCTGTAGAACTCCGCCGCCAGCAGCTTGCGGTCGGTCTCGGGGTAGGGGAAGGAGTACTGCGACGGGCGGTCGCCGAACAACTGCGTCTCGATCTCGTTGAGCTGGTAGGACGGCGTGAGTTCCAGCATCTTGTCGGCAGGCACCTCGTTGCGCTCACGGGAGAGCGTCAGCGGGGCGCCGGTACGGTCGCCGGGCAGGTTGAGCGTGCCGGCGGTGCCGAAGATCGTGCGCTGGCCAAACGTGTGGCCGGGGCTGGCGAAGCTGATGGTCAGGTGGCCCTGCGCGCCGCTCTCGAAGGCCAGGGCGGCCGTGCAGGCGTCCTCGGCGTCCACGTCCACGGTCACTTCGGTGCCGTCGTACTCCTTGCCGGCGCGCAGGAAGTGCACCAGTTGGGCCTCGCCGGCCACCGTGGCCACCGGCCCCATGAGGCTCTCGAGGATGTAGAGGGCGTGGATGCCCACGTCCAGCAGCACACCGCCCGCCGCGAGTTTGTGGCGCCAGGCGGTGCCGATGATCGTGTATGCCGAGCCGATGGCGAGCTGCAGAGCGAAGCTCGGGTGGCCGATGAGCCCGTCCCTGATGCAGGCCCTGGCGAGGCGGTTGATCGGGTCGTGGCGGTTGTTCTCGGCTGTGGCCAGGACGCGTCCGTGACTCGCGGCTGCCTCGACCATGCGCTGCCCGCGCGCCACGGTAATGGCCAGGGGCTTCTCGCACAAGACGTCCAGACCGGCCTCCAGCAGGCCGACCACCAGCCCATCGTGGGAGCGTGGATCGGTGACGACATCGGCGGCTTGCAGGTCAGGCTGGTCGCGCAGCGCCTGCGCCAGGTCGGTGTAGACGACCGGCCGGGCCCCGAGGAGTTGCTCGGCCTCGGCCGCAACCTTCTCGGCCAAGTCCAGCCGCCGGTCGCAGACCGCGGTCAGGCGCACATGGCCCGGCCAGACGCGCTGCAATTCCCCCAGGCCGCGCACGTGGCGCGCGCCCATCATGCCACAGCCGACGAGGAGCAGGTTGATTGGTTCCATCAGGCCTTGCCATCCCGGAAGGCGTTCAGTTGCTTCATGAACTCCCGCATCCACGGCGCGTTGTCGTGGAACGTGCGGGCGCTGACGATGTTGCCATCCACCACGCACGGCTCGTCCACATAGGTGGCGCCGCAGACCTCGGCGTCGTAGGCGCACTTGGCGACGGTGGTCACCCGCTTGCCCCGGATGACGCCGGCCTTGGCCACGATCTCGATGCCGTGGCAGACCACCGCGATGGGCTTGCCCGCGGTGGCGAAGTGGCGCGTGATGCGCATCAGGTCCTCGTCGTAGCGGATGTACTCAGGGGCCCGACCGCCCGAGAGGATGAGCCCGACGTATTCCTCCTCGCGGATGTCGCGGAAGGCGATGTCAGCGGCGAAGTTGTAGCCTTTGGACTCCTGGGTGATGTCCCAGTCGGCCGGTTTGTCGTGCTGGACGAGGTGGTAGACGCGCTTCTGGGGGGCGGCCACCCAGCACTGGTAGCCGTCCTCCTGGACGCGGTAGTACGGGTAGAGCGTGTCCGTGACTTCCGCGGCCTCGCCGATGACGAGCAGGACTTTCTGCATTGGGTGTCTCCTGTAGGGCGGGGGCTTGTACCCCGCCCTGCCGTCTGCATCGTGCCACGCGGGGCGGGGTACGAGCCCCCGCCCCACAACATCACCTACACTCCAGCCGCCTCGGCCGCGGCTTGCATCACACCATAGCAGTGCCGCGCCGCGCCCCAGACGTCATACTCCGGCTTCGACCAGACCATCGTGCTGATCTCGAGTGTGATGACCTCGCGCCAGCCGTACTGGTGCATGGCGGCGACGTACTCGACCAGGTCGAGCTGTCCCGTCCCTGGCAGGACGAGGGCGAAGCTGCCATCGTCGTGGCGGACGGCGTCGGTGACGTGTGTGTGGGCGGTGTAGGGCAGGAGGCGCTGGACGGCCTCGGTGATGCCCTCGCCGGCCAGGAAGAGATGGACGATGTCGAAGTGCAGGCGTAAGCGCGCGCTACCGACGGTGTCCAGCAGCCAGGTGATACGGTCGGAGCAGTTGACGGCAGCGCCGGTGTGGGCTTCGCCGGCGAGGATGAAGTCGTGCTCCCCGGCCAGGGCGGCGTAGTCGCCCAACAGGTCCAGCATGCGTCCCCGGACCTGCTCCCACTGGTCGCGGCCGGCGCCGAAGCCGATCGCGAGGACGGGGGGCTCGCCCATGCCCAGGTCACGCGCCAGTTGCGCCGCCGTGGCAGCGCGCTGCAGGTTGACTCGATGGGCGTCATCGTCGGGGGTGAAGATCGAGCCGAGCATGAAGAGGGCAGGGAGGCGCAGGCCAGAGTCGGCGACTAGTTGTCGCAGATGTGCCCGGCGTGGCCCGTCGAAGTCGCCCAGGTCGCCCCGGTCGCGGTTGGGGCCGATGCAGATCTCGACGCCCCTATATCCCAGTGCCGCCAGGCCGGGAAGCGCTTCCTCCAGGGGGACGGTGGGCATGGCATAGGTGCCGTAGGCGAACTCCATGTCGTGTGCCTTTCCGGGCGGTCGTGTCGGCTACTGCCGAGGCGCTGTCGGCCCTGCCGGCGGACATCTGGTGATAGCGTGGCAAGTTGCCGCTGTCATCCGCTCCCCCGCAGGACGATTCGCCTGTGCGGGCGGGGAGGACCATGGTCACGCGCGCGGCAGGATGAGGGCGCTCGACCAGCTTGCGGGAGCGCATGAACGCAAAGAGCTGGGCGCCCACGATGATGAGCAAGCCGATCAGGATGACAATGAGCAGCCAGATGACCTCTGGGGACAAGCCGGCCTTGCGCTTGCCGTAGACGTAGCGGCGGCCGCGCGTCGCGCGCTTGACCAGCACGGTCTCCAGCGGCGCCCGGCAGTGCGGACAGGTCAGGTCCTCGTGCTGAACCATCTCGCCACACTTGGGGCACTCGAGCCGTTCGGTAGGCTTGTGCATGGGCCCGCTCCTGCGACGTGACTGCCACGCCCCTTCGCCGACCCTCACCGCGACTCCTTCTCGGGTGTTACCAGGCGTTGCGCATCGGTTACGGCATGGTGCGCGGCGGGGTCTTCAGGCTGCAGAGCGCGGGCCGATGATGCTGGTACGCCAGAGGCGATCGCTGCCGGTGATGAGGTGTCCAACGATGGGGATTGACGCAAGCACTGCTGCGGTCCGTGCGGCCGAGACGTCACGGCTGCCAGACATGCTGCCCCAGGCGCACACGCCCCTCGAGGTGCTGTGCGCGCTCGCCGAGGACGGGATGCCGTGCGGCCTGGACCTGTGGGCCATGGCGGTGACCCGCTGCGACGTACCGGAGGTGTACCTGTGCACCGAGGCCCCGGTGGACCCGGACTGCGCCGCCAGCCAACTGGCGCACTTCGTAGCCTCGGCCTCGGCACTGCCCTGTGAGGGCGATCTGCTCATGCCCGACTGGTCGCAGGCGGCGCAACGAGTGGTGTGCCTCGCCCCCCAGCAGCCCGCACACACCGGCGAGCTGGCCGAGTATCGTGACACGCACCTGCCCACCGGGGACCAGACGGGTGTCATCATTCGGGCCGCCAACCTGGCGGCCGCCGACGAAGCGACCCCCACCCCCGCGTGGGACCGTCTGCCGATGATGGTGCAGTACGCCGCGCCGTACCTGCGTTCCATGAGCCTGGTGGACCCGGACACGACCCGGGGCATGATTGACGTGGAGAGCGGCATGTATAGCTGGCCCTACTTCATGGACGCCATCGAGCGGGAGGTGGACCGCTCCCGGCGCTACCAGAGCGAACTGTCCCTGGCCGTCGTGGAGTTGAAGGCCATGCGGGTGCTGGGCGAGATCCCAGGCGATCTGCATCGCCGGATAGGGTCTCATATCGTGGCGAATGTGCGCCGATCGGATATCGTGGGCCGGGTCGGCAAGCGCACGTATGCCGTCTTCTTCCACGGCACCGGTCCCCGCCCCGCGCTGATCGCCGCCGGGCGCATCGCCGAGGCGCTGGGCGCCGATGGGGCCATCGCCGGCATCGTGTCCTTCAGCCTCGGGGTGAGCGGGTGGGAGAAAAGCGGGCCGCTAGAGGTCGGCACGCTGATGTCGCAGGCGGGGGAGGCAGCGGCCGAGGCAGCTTTGATCGCCCCCGGCAGTGCCTTCGTGTACGTCTGAGGCCCGCGGTGTCGGACCCATAGGGCCGGTGCGTGGCTCCCATATTGACATTTGCGCCCCCGCTGGTATAATGCCCTCGTTAGCACTCTACTCTATCGAGTGCTAATTCTCTCAGACACCCGCGGATGGTATGTCCGCTCGGCCGGAAGCAGGCCGAATCCTGTACGGCCCGGAGCCCAACCCCGCTCCGGAGCCTTTCCATTTCAAGGTGGTGCGTAGCCTATGCTTCAACCATTGGGTGACCGTGTGCTCGTCAAGCCGCTGGAAGCCGAGGAGAAGAGCGCCGGCGGGATCATCCTGCCCGAGAAGGCCCAGGAGAAGCCCCGCGAGGGTGAAGTCATTGCTGTCGGACCGGGCAAGGTCAACGACAAGGGCGACCGCAAGGTCATGACCGTCAAGGTCGGCGACACCGTCGTCTACAGCGAGTACGGCGGCACGGAGATCTCGTACGAGGGCACCGACTACCTGCTCATTGATGAGGGCAGCATCCTGGCCGTGAAGGCCTAAGCACGCGAAATCAACGGGAGGTCTACACATAATGGCCAAGCAACTCGCCTTCAGCGAGGAGGCACGGCGGGCGCTGCAGAGCGGCGTGGACAAGGTCGCCGACGCGGTCGCCGTCACTCTCGGCCCCAAGGGCCGCAATGTCGTCATCGCCAAGAAGTGGGGCGGCCCCACCATCACCAAGGATGGCGTGACCGTCGCCAAGGAAGTCGAACTGGACGACCGCTACGAGAACATGGGCGCCCAGTTGTGCAAGGAAGTCGCCTCCAAGACCAATGACGACACCGGCGATGGCACCACCACCGCCACCGTGCTGGCCCGCGCCATCGTCCAGGCCGGGCTGCGCAACGTCGCCGCCGGCGCCAACCCGATGCTCATCAAGCGCGGCATCGAGCGCGCCACCACCGCCATGGTCGAAGAGATCCGCAAGATGTCCGAGCCGCTCGAAGGCCGCGACGCTGTGGCCAACGTGGCGGGCATCGCCGGCAACGACCACGAGATCGGCGAGCTCATCGCCGACGCCATGGACAAGGTGGGCAAGGACGGCGTCATCACCGTCGAGGAGTCCAAGGTCGGGCGCACCGAGGTCGAGGTCGTCGAGGGCATGCAGTTCGACAAGGGCTACATCTCCCCGTACTTCGTGACCGAGGGCGACAGCATGCAGGCCGTGCTGGAGAAGCCCTTCATCCTGCTGTATGAGAAGAAGATCTCCTCCGCCGCCGACCTCGTCCCCGTGCTGGAGAAGGTCGCGGGCGCCGGCCGGCCCATGCTCATCATCGCCGAGGACGTCGAGGCCGAAGCTCTGGCCACCCTCGTCGTCAACAAGATGCGGGGCACCATCCAGGCCTGCGCCGTCAAGGCCCCCGGCTTTGGCGACCGCCGCAAGCGCAACCTGGAAGACATCGCCATCCTGACCGGCGGCCAGTTCATCTCCGAGGACCTCGGCATCAAGCTCGAGAACGTGGAGCTGACTGACCTCGGCACCGCCGAGCGCGTCGCGATCGGCAAGGACGAGACCACGATCGTGCAGGGCGGCGGCAGCCAGGAAGAGATCGCCGCGCGCATCGGCCAGATCCGCAAGGAGATCGAGACCACCGACAGCAACTACGACCGCGAGAAGCTCGAAGAGCGCCTGGCGAAGCTCGCCGGCGGCGTGGCAGTCATCAAGGTCGGCGCGGCCACCGAGACCGAACTGAAGGAACTCAAGCACCGCTACGAGGACGCCCTGTCGTCCGCGCGGTCGGCGCTGGAAGAGGGCATCGTCCCCGGTGGCGGCGTCGCGCTACTGCGCGCCGCGGCCGCTCTCGAACTCGAGGCGGAGGCCGGCGACGAGGCCACGGGTATCGCCATCGTCAAGAAGGCGGCCCAGGAGCCGCTGAAGCGCATCGCCGAGAATGCGGGCCTCAACGGCGCCGTCGTGGCCGAGAAGGTGCTGGGTCACAAGTCCGCCAAGTACGGCTTTGACGCGGCGACCGAGGAGTATGGCGACATGCTCAAGGCCGGCATCATTGACCCGGTCAAGGTCGTGCGCTCAGCCCTGGAGAACGCCGCCAGCATCGGCTCGCTGGTCCTGACCACCGAGACACTGGTCGCCGACATCCCCGAGCCCGAGCCGCCCATGCCGCCCGGCGGCCCCGGCGGGATGGACTACTAACGGCGAACGGCGAAAACAGAAGAACGGAAGAACGGAATGACGGGGCGCGCCGGAAGATCGGCGCGCCCCTGTTTTCTGTGGTGACGGCTGTATCAAACATTTGTTTGTGTGGTATAATGCAC
The DNA window shown above is from bacterium and carries:
- a CDS encoding ABC transporter substrate-binding protein is translated as MIRKRFTVLMVAAAVVAVSGCTRQSPPPAPVGTPGPQASSGFPLTVTDALGQQVTLPRPPQRIISLAPSLTEIIFALGLGERLVGVTEFCLYPPEALRKEKIGGYVNASQEKIVSLRPDIVLATRGTPTGFMDGLRKFGLAVMAVDQTSYGQVIASMESIAQVCGVPEAGRKLGGELRHVRQEITAKTQPLRADQRPRALLVLSLQPLFVGGPGSFQREMLEACGASEVSGLQKPFGALSEEAVVAADPQVVIFPSNDNGQTVTVDGQLKRLRASAAWRSVAAVKNGRVVVVNVDYISIPGPRLVLGFRELARQLHPELFAP
- a CDS encoding heme ABC transporter ATP-binding protein; amino-acid sequence: MTDAPGPLLRLQHLSASYDVREVLRGLDLEIPVGQLVGLLGPNGSGKSTLLRVIAGLLGASHGTVALAGRNLAQYGARERARRVALVPQSVALPFAFSVFDVVAMGRHPHLGLLGAAGQRDFAVIHEALRQTDCLDLQERLATELSGGELQRVIIARALAQEPQLLLLDEPTAHLDLNHQLDIARLLRQLNREHAITVLWVSHDVNLAAEFCDRLVMLQAGQIVADGPPEAVVTSDIVERVYGLRAPVNPNPLSGRPQIVLSGAGGDAP
- a CDS encoding iron ABC transporter permease, giving the protein MISPARRRRVAVLIVLLAVLLLAASVLSLGIGVAHQSPSEVMRALADGARGVLTGAPVPADEAHTVVLDLRLPRLLLAVLVGVCLALSGAIMQALFHNSLADPYILGVSSGAALGAVAAMMLGGLAAVAAVSVPGLAFVGALLVVFVVYALAQRGGRVQTGTLLLTGIAVGSLISALTSFLMMVMDEDLRTVLFWLLGGLSGRSWPAVGTILPAAVVGLACALVAVRALNLLLLGDEAAASLGLNLQLAKRLLLALASLLAAAAVAVSGIIAFVGLVVPHVTRLLVGPDHRTLVPVSALLGALLMVLADTLARTVLAPTELPLGIITSALGCPFFLYLLRTQGRQGM
- a CDS encoding sugar phosphate isomerase/epimerase translates to MIKSISYWSFPGGMKLKDRMKLAKASGFEAIELTLEGPDAEINMKTTAAEIKAIKQMADKIGLQTPTFATGLYWSQPMVLDGGKINKVGLDICKKSLQLAKAIGATTALTIPCTVTPDLPYDVAWEKSLEVIKKMVPEAEKTGVTIGIEYVWNKFLLSPLEFRNFVDACGSPMVKAYFDVGNVLASGYPDQWIRILGDRISAVHFKDFKRSIADLDGFVDLLEGDVPWDAVMKALKAIKYKGAVTAEMMPPYQYFPEYLLQATSGAMDKILSL
- a CDS encoding Gfo/Idh/MocA family oxidoreductase, which translates into the protein MEPINLLLVGCGMMGARHVRGLGELQRVWPGHVRLTAVCDRRLDLAEKVAAEAEQLLGARPVVYTDLAQALRDQPDLQAADVVTDPRSHDGLVVGLLEAGLDVLCEKPLAITVARGQRMVEAAASHGRVLATAENNRHDPINRLARACIRDGLIGHPSFALQLAIGSAYTIIGTAWRHKLAAGGVLLDVGIHALYILESLMGPVATVAGEAQLVHFLRAGKEYDGTEVTVDVDAEDACTAALAFESGAQGHLTISFASPGHTFGQRTIFGTAGTLNLPGDRTGAPLTLSRERNEVPADKMLELTPSYQLNEIETQLFGDRPSQYSFPYPETDRKLLAAEFYSFARAVAREAPPEADGAQGLRALAVTQAILESATAGRKVTVAEVLDGSLHRYQDRIETAM
- a CDS encoding DJ-1/PfpI family protein, with the protein product MQKVLLVIGEAAEVTDTLYPYYRVQEDGYQCWVAAPQKRVYHLVQHDKPADWDITQESKGYNFAADIAFRDIREEEYVGLILSGGRAPEYIRYDEDLMRITRHFATAGKPIAVVCHGIEIVAKAGVIRGKRVTTVAKCAYDAEVCGATYVDEPCVVDGNIVSARTFHDNAPWMREFMKQLNAFRDGKA
- a CDS encoding sugar phosphate isomerase/epimerase → MEFAYGTYAMPTVPLEEALPGLAALGYRGVEICIGPNRDRGDLGDFDGPRRAHLRQLVADSGLRLPALFMLGSIFTPDDDAHRVNLQRAATAAQLARDLGMGEPPVLAIGFGAGRDQWEQVRGRMLDLLGDYAALAGEHDFILAGEAHTGAAVNCSDRITWLLDTVGSARLRLHFDIVHLFLAGEGITEAVQRLLPYTAHTHVTDAVRHDDGSFALVLPGTGQLDLVEYVAAMHQYGWREVITLEISTMVWSKPEYDVWGAARHCYGVMQAAAEAAGV
- the groES gene encoding co-chaperone GroES, whose product is MLQPLGDRVLVKPLEAEEKSAGGIILPEKAQEKPREGEVIAVGPGKVNDKGDRKVMTVKVGDTVVYSEYGGTEISYEGTDYLLIDEGSILAVKA
- the groL gene encoding chaperonin GroEL (60 kDa chaperone family; promotes refolding of misfolded polypeptides especially under stressful conditions; forms two stacked rings of heptamers to form a barrel-shaped 14mer; ends can be capped by GroES; misfolded proteins enter the barrel where they are refolded when GroES binds), encoding MAKQLAFSEEARRALQSGVDKVADAVAVTLGPKGRNVVIAKKWGGPTITKDGVTVAKEVELDDRYENMGAQLCKEVASKTNDDTGDGTTTATVLARAIVQAGLRNVAAGANPMLIKRGIERATTAMVEEIRKMSEPLEGRDAVANVAGIAGNDHEIGELIADAMDKVGKDGVITVEESKVGRTEVEVVEGMQFDKGYISPYFVTEGDSMQAVLEKPFILLYEKKISSAADLVPVLEKVAGAGRPMLIIAEDVEAEALATLVVNKMRGTIQACAVKAPGFGDRRKRNLEDIAILTGGQFISEDLGIKLENVELTDLGTAERVAIGKDETTIVQGGGSQEEIAARIGQIRKEIETTDSNYDREKLEERLAKLAGGVAVIKVGAATETELKELKHRYEDALSSARSALEEGIVPGGGVALLRAAAALELEAEAGDEATGIAIVKKAAQEPLKRIAENAGLNGAVVAEKVLGHKSAKYGFDAATEEYGDMLKAGIIDPVKVVRSALENAASIGSLVLTTETLVADIPEPEPPMPPGGPGGMDY